A region from the Malus domestica chromosome 07, GDT2T_hap1 genome encodes:
- the LOC103409911 gene encoding uncharacterized protein isoform X2 has product MLEVGLGTGSLTNVLINAGAFVLAIKKDPYMATHVSERFAETDRLKVLKEDFVKCRIHSRVVVVGMCWIKLYLPQHKKKRKIDPWRLQFVGESLSPPTMSSTPNQILSIFLNSFHFSQFYPSLQILGFPKKSLISSSINMNCQGSTLEKVIWVAVVKMGILVVKMMLFMLF; this is encoded by the exons ATGTTAGAAGTTGGGCTGGGAACAGGTTCTTTGACCAATGTTCTTATTAATGCTGGTGCATTTGTGCTCGCAATCAAAAAG GATCCATACATGGCTACTCATGTGAGTGAGAGATTTGCGGAGACTGACCGGCTCAAG GTTTTGAAAGAGGACTTTGTCAAATGTCGCATTCACTCACGTGTTGTCGTTGTTGGCAT GTGTTGGATTAAACTGTACCTTCCACAacacaagaaaaaaagaaagattgatcCATGGCGACTGCAATTTGTGGGAGAATCCCTCTCTCCCCCAACCATGTCTTCAACACCAAACCAGATTCTCTCCATTTTTCTCAATTCTTTCCATTTTTCTCAATTCTATCCCTCTTTGCAGATTTTGGGTTTCCCTAAaaaatctttgatttcttcatcAATT AACATGAACTGCCAAGGGTCAACACTTGAGAAGGTGATTTGGGTGGCGGTCGTAAAGATGGGCATTT TGGTTGTCAAAATGATGTTGTTTATGTTGTTTTGA
- the LOC103409911 gene encoding uncharacterized protein isoform X1, producing the protein MLEVGLGTGSLTNVLINAGAFVLAIKKDPYMATHVSERFAETDRLKVLKEDFVKCRIHSRVVVVGMCWIKLYLPQHKKKRKIDPWRLQFVGESLSPPTMSSTPNQILSIFLNSFHFSQFYPSLQILGFPKKSLISSSIVRLGADFLSSFNSKLGYFLNFRNFIIFLSNFMKFNV; encoded by the exons ATGTTAGAAGTTGGGCTGGGAACAGGTTCTTTGACCAATGTTCTTATTAATGCTGGTGCATTTGTGCTCGCAATCAAAAAG GATCCATACATGGCTACTCATGTGAGTGAGAGATTTGCGGAGACTGACCGGCTCAAG GTTTTGAAAGAGGACTTTGTCAAATGTCGCATTCACTCACGTGTTGTCGTTGTTGGCAT GTGTTGGATTAAACTGTACCTTCCACAacacaagaaaaaaagaaagattgatcCATGGCGACTGCAATTTGTGGGAGAATCCCTCTCTCCCCCAACCATGTCTTCAACACCAAACCAGATTCTCTCCATTTTTCTCAATTCTTTCCATTTTTCTCAATTCTATCCCTCTTTGCAGATTTTGGGTTTCCCTAAaaaatctttgatttcttcatcAATTGTAAGATTAGGAGCAGATTTTCTTAGCTCCTTTAATTCAAAGCTtggatattttttaaattttaggaatttTATTATCTTTTTATCGAACTTTATGAAATTTAATGTATAA
- the LOC103409911 gene encoding uncharacterized protein isoform X4, translating to MLEVGLGTGSLTNVLINAGAFVLAIKKDPYMATHVSERFAETDRLKVLKEDFVKCRIHSRVVVVGMYRAIGVGLNCTFHNTRKKERLIHGDCNLWENPSLPQPCLQHQTRFSPFFSILSIFLNSIPLCRFWVSLKNL from the exons ATGTTAGAAGTTGGGCTGGGAACAGGTTCTTTGACCAATGTTCTTATTAATGCTGGTGCATTTGTGCTCGCAATCAAAAAG GATCCATACATGGCTACTCATGTGAGTGAGAGATTTGCGGAGACTGACCGGCTCAAG GTTTTGAAAGAGGACTTTGTCAAATGTCGCATTCACTCACGTGTTGTCGTTGTTGGCATGTACAGAGCCATCG GTGTTGGATTAAACTGTACCTTCCACAacacaagaaaaaaagaaagattgatcCATGGCGACTGCAATTTGTGGGAGAATCCCTCTCTCCCCCAACCATGTCTTCAACACCAAACCAGATTCTCTCCATTTTTCTCAATTCTTTCCATTTTTCTCAATTCTATCCCTCTTTGCAGATTTTGGGTTTCCCTAAaaaatctttga
- the LOC103409911 gene encoding uncharacterized protein isoform X3: MLEVGLGTGSLTNVLINAGAFVLAIKKDPYMATHVSERFAETDRLKVLKEDFVKCRIHSRVVVVGMCWIKLYLPQHKKKRKIDPWRLQFVGESLSPPTMSSTPNQILSIFLNSFHFSQFYPSLQILGFPKKSLISSSINMNCQGSTLEKVIWVAVVKMGICSIMYISI, translated from the exons ATGTTAGAAGTTGGGCTGGGAACAGGTTCTTTGACCAATGTTCTTATTAATGCTGGTGCATTTGTGCTCGCAATCAAAAAG GATCCATACATGGCTACTCATGTGAGTGAGAGATTTGCGGAGACTGACCGGCTCAAG GTTTTGAAAGAGGACTTTGTCAAATGTCGCATTCACTCACGTGTTGTCGTTGTTGGCAT GTGTTGGATTAAACTGTACCTTCCACAacacaagaaaaaaagaaagattgatcCATGGCGACTGCAATTTGTGGGAGAATCCCTCTCTCCCCCAACCATGTCTTCAACACCAAACCAGATTCTCTCCATTTTTCTCAATTCTTTCCATTTTTCTCAATTCTATCCCTCTTTGCAGATTTTGGGTTTCCCTAAaaaatctttgatttcttcatcAATT AACATGAACTGCCAAGGGTCAACACTTGAGAAGGTGATTTGGGTGGCGGTCGTAAAGATGGGCATTT GTTCGATCATGTATATAAGCATTTGA